Proteins from one Euzebyales bacterium genomic window:
- a CDS encoding zinc-binding alcohol dehydrogenase produces the protein MSNRGQQIMIVGPRRVRLDDFDAAVANLSATEVVVRTRVTLLSGGTEGAFFQGLPLPGSAPRPFPWATGYANVGEVIAAGNQAGVDEGDVVYTLGHHATHVRVDTAHQLCVAVPDGLEPEVAVFARLITVPLATVRTARARAGDPTAVVGLGLVGNLAAQVSQAAGMPTLAVELVPERRELAARCGVRNVVDPTDVDSLRPEHVLVIEATGTAGGSMTALQLARLGGEVSLVGTPWVADPSIAASDVFRAVHLRYVTLRSGWEWQLPLCDIAGQAHAVHQPGSVAHSTGYSFDLLRSGQVRVGDLITHRVTPDRCQEVYTRAVDGKDRQLGVIFDWQ, from the coding sequence ATGTCCAACCGCGGCCAGCAGATCATGATCGTGGGGCCCCGGCGGGTCCGCCTGGACGACTTCGACGCAGCCGTGGCCAACCTCAGCGCAACCGAGGTGGTTGTACGCACTCGCGTGACGCTGCTCAGTGGCGGCACGGAAGGCGCCTTCTTCCAGGGACTCCCGCTCCCGGGCAGTGCCCCGCGCCCGTTTCCATGGGCGACCGGCTACGCCAACGTGGGCGAGGTCATCGCGGCCGGGAACCAGGCCGGCGTAGATGAGGGCGACGTCGTGTACACGCTGGGTCATCATGCCACGCATGTTCGCGTCGACACGGCCCACCAGCTGTGTGTAGCTGTCCCGGATGGACTTGAGCCAGAGGTCGCTGTGTTCGCCCGGCTCATCACGGTGCCGCTGGCCACCGTGCGCACCGCACGGGCGCGGGCAGGAGATCCTACGGCTGTCGTGGGGCTGGGGCTGGTCGGAAACCTCGCTGCGCAGGTGTCGCAGGCGGCGGGCATGCCCACGCTGGCCGTGGAGCTGGTTCCCGAACGCCGGGAGCTGGCCGCACGCTGCGGGGTACGCAATGTCGTCGATCCGACTGACGTCGACAGCCTGCGCCCGGAACACGTGCTCGTGATCGAAGCGACGGGCACTGCGGGCGGGTCCATGACCGCGCTGCAACTCGCGCGGCTGGGTGGGGAGGTATCGCTGGTCGGAACACCGTGGGTGGCCGACCCGTCCATCGCGGCGAGCGACGTGTTCCGCGCCGTGCACCTGCGGTATGTGACGTTGCGCAGCGGGTGGGAGTGGCAGCTCCCGCTCTGCGACATCGCCGGGCAGGCGCACGCGGTGCACCAGCCGGGGTCGGTGGCACACAGCACGGGCTACTCGTTTGACCTGCTGCGGTCCGGACAGGTGCGGGTGGGCGACCTCATCACCCACCGCGTGACCCCGGACCGATGTCAGGAGGTCTACACCCGCGCCGTGGACGGCAAGGACAGACAGCTCGGCGTCATCTTCGATTGGCAGTAG
- a CDS encoding TetR/AcrR family transcriptional regulator → MSTVMREFRDVPARERILATAGRLFYRDGFRAVGIDTIIAEAGVAKMSLYRHFPSKDDLIVAYLEESNRQFWLWLDDQTEGIDEPAGRLLEMLVAVERLATSPQCFGCTFQGTAAEFPDRDHPGHRVAVAHKRAVRDRFADLARHADLHAPEQLADQLLLLMDGAWVAARMFGPTNPATGLTDAARALIDAHR, encoded by the coding sequence ATGTCAACCGTGATGCGCGAGTTCCGTGACGTGCCGGCACGTGAACGGATCCTGGCGACCGCCGGGCGGCTGTTCTACCGCGACGGGTTCCGCGCGGTCGGCATCGACACGATCATCGCCGAGGCCGGCGTGGCCAAGATGAGCCTGTACCGGCACTTCCCCTCGAAAGACGACCTGATCGTCGCCTACCTCGAGGAGTCCAACCGGCAGTTCTGGCTGTGGCTCGACGACCAGACCGAGGGCATCGACGAACCCGCCGGACGGCTGCTCGAGATGCTCGTCGCCGTCGAGCGGCTCGCCACCAGTCCGCAGTGCTTCGGCTGCACCTTCCAGGGCACCGCCGCCGAGTTCCCTGACCGCGACCACCCCGGCCATCGGGTCGCGGTCGCGCACAAACGCGCCGTCCGCGACCGTTTCGCCGACCTCGCCCGGCACGCCGATCTCCACGCTCCCGAGCAGCTGGCCGATCAGCTGCTGCTGCTTATGGACGGCGCCTGGGTCGCCGCCCGCATGTTCGGTCCCACCAACCCCGCGACCGGCCTCACCGACGCCGCCCGCGCGCTCATCGACGCCCACCGCTGA